In the Pseudonocardia sediminis genome, GGCGTCGCGGCGAGCCGCTCGGCCCCGTCGACGGGGTCCCGGTGACGCTGAAGGAGAACATCGCCACCCGCGGCGTCCCGGTGCCGTCGGGGACCGCGGCCACCGAGCTCGTCCCCGCTCCCCGCGACGCCCCGGCCGCGGCGCGGCTGCGCGAGGGCGGCGCGGTGATCACGACGAAGACGACGATGCCCGACCTCGGGATGCTCGGGTCGTCGGTGTCGAGCTTCCACCCGCGCACCACGAACCCGTGGAACCCCCGGCGCACGCCGGGCGGTTCGTCGTCCGGGGCCGGTGCGGCCGCGGCGGCCGGGTACGGGCCGCTGCACCTGGGCACCGACATCGGCGGCTCGGTCCGTCAGCCCGCGCACTGCTGCGGGCTGGTCGGGTTCAAGCCCAGCCACGGCCGGGTCCCGGTCGTGCCGCCCTACTACGGGCGTGCGATCGGGCCGCTGACCAGGACCGTCGACGACGCGACGGTGCTGATGCGCGTCGTCTCCGCCCCCGACGCGCGCGACCACACGTCGTTGCCGCCCGCCGACCTCGACTGGGACGCCGTCGCCCGGGCGGACGAGACGCGGCTGGAGGGGGTGCGGATCGGGGTGATGGCCGACTCCGGTGTCGGGTTCGCCGTCGAGCCGGACATCTCGTCCGCGGTGAACGCCGCTGCCCGCCGGTTCGCCGACGCCGGAGCGGACGTCGAGCCGGTCGGCCCGCTCCTGCGCCGTGAGATGCTCGACGGCCTGGACCGCTTCTGGCGGGCCCGCGCCTGGGCCGAGGTCTCCGCGTTGCCGCCGGCGCGGGCGTCGAAGGTCCTCCCGGAGATCCTGCGCTGGGCCCGCACCGGTCAGGAGCTGACCGGGGAGCAGGTCTTCCACGGCTTCAGCCAGATGGACGCGATGGCCCGCGCCGCGGCGACGCTGTGGGAGGGCATCGACTACCTGCTCACCCCGACCGCACCGATCCCGGCGTTCGGCGTCGAGCAGGCCTTCCCCTCCGACGACGGCGAGCGCCCGTTCGAGCACATCGG is a window encoding:
- a CDS encoding amidase, encoding MTSEIAGEPSDATAAQLVEAYRSGTLSPSEALESVLARIAACEPKLFATYAHDPDGARAAAAEATERWRRGEPLGPVDGVPVTLKENIATRGVPVPSGTAATELVPAPRDAPAAARLREGGAVITTKTTMPDLGMLGSSVSSFHPRTTNPWNPRRTPGGSSSGAGAAAAAGYGPLHLGTDIGGSVRQPAHCCGLVGFKPSHGRVPVVPPYYGRAIGPLTRTVDDATVLMRVVSAPDARDHTSLPPADLDWDAVARADETRLEGVRIGVMADSGVGFAVEPDISSAVNAAARRFADAGADVEPVGPLLRREMLDGLDRFWRARAWAEVSALPPARASKVLPEILRWARTGQELTGEQVFHGFSQMDAMARAAATLWEGIDYLLTPTAPIPAFGVEQAFPSDDGERPFEHIGFTVPFNMSGQPAVSVNCGWTGDGLPIGLQIVGPRFDDVGVLTLARLHEMLSPPPRPWPAP